In Exiguobacterium acetylicum, the genomic stretch TCACAGCAACAGAAATCAGCAGAACCATAGTAAAAAATGTAACAGGTTAAAAATAACAAATGGACTATAATGGAAATATCAATTTTAGAGGATGATCACGATGCAAACAGTCGAGCGAATTTATTTTCGGGAGTCCGACATGGGAAGAGGACAGACGTTTTGGTGGGATCGTACAAGTCGAACGCTTCGTGCGGAAGATGAGGAAAGACGATTATCCGGATGGTGGTTTCAAGAACTAAATTTACCAGAGGAATTGAATCCGTTACTGATAGAACTGACAGAAGAGGACATCTACTTAATCGACATGTGGTCGGATCGGTTCGATGCAGAAGTTTGGCGAAACTATCCGCATCCTGAAGGCGTTATGATTTGTGACGGCACGGATTGGGAAATTCATGTGACGACAGAAAATGGTACAGAGAAACTTTCAGGATCAAATATCTATCCACCTGGATGGTGGATGATTCGGGAACTCTTATACGGTTACTACGATGCCGGGAGTAACCGAAAAGACGAAGAAGGGGAGGATGAACAATGAAAAGAGCACTATTGTATCTGATTCCGTTTGCGTGGCTAGGACCTTACCTCGATTGGAAAACGGGTTCGATATTAGGGTATGTCTTATTTTTGTTTGGACTTGGTGTACTATCGTATTCACTTGCACGGAGTGGAAAACCGAAATACATCGTCATCGGCAACATGGTTTCGTTTGCGATTTCGTACGGGATCGCACTCAGTGTAGGGGAAGAATACGGCGAAGGATACTTCAAGCCATTGACAGCCAGTCAACTGGTTCTTGGAATGAGTGTCTTGAATCTGGTCGTGCAAATACCGATTGTGATGAATGCGATTCAAAACAAAGTGATGAAAAGGAGTTAGAAGGACATGACGGATGAGAGCCAGCAGTTACTTGATGTAATTTAGCGAATCCTAGAATTACAATCGCCACTCGACTTAATAGATAGTTATTAACGAGTGATTCGTAAGCAAAGTCTATATATAGTTTGTTTTATGACGAAAATAAGAATTATAAAATAACTAATTTTGAAAGATTTAAAAAACAATAGTATGCAATTTATATCTCAAAATAATATAATGAAATTAATATAAATTAAGTTAACTTGTTTGCATAAAGGAGTCATATATGGAAAAAAATATAATGATTTTATTGAGTTGCTTTCTTCAAAGTATCTAGAAGATATTTTTAAAGTTAATTCAATAAAACTACCTGGCTTTAGAATCAACGGTCCAAATAATCCTGTAAAAATAAAAAAAATGAAAAATATATTATTAGAAGATATTCAATTGAAAAGCAAGTTACTTAAAACGATTGAGTATTATAAAAAAAATTACAATAAAGATTATACGTGGTCTTTAGTTACAACAATTCCTGATGATTTAATTGATCAACTGATTCAAAAATATAGTGTTGAGGAAGTTATGTTGGGACTGATTAATGGTGATCATGAAGAAAAATTGTACGAGGTATCATATAGATTTAATGAAAAAAATGTTAAATGATCCTAATTTGTTAGTGGACAATAAAGAAGTAAATGAGAAAGATAATGATATTATGAATTTGCGAGATATTGTTAAAAAGTTAGAAAAAGAAGTTCATAAATATAAAGTTAAATATACTGAAGAAAAATCAAAAAATAATGAGATATTAAAAGCTCATAATCAATTAATAGAAAAAAATAAAAAAGATAATCAAATTATAGTAAATGAAAAAACGAAAATTATTGAAATTAAAGAATTATATGAAAAAAAGATAAATAAAATTATTGAAGATAAACAAATAGAAATAGATAAAATACTTAGTGAATATAATAAAGTAAAAAATAACCTGGAATCAAAAAAAATGAAGAAATACTAGTTGTTGGAAACGAAGTTTATGAAAAATATTTTGATAGTAACTTTAAAAGAAATAATTATATATACGTAGAGAATCTTTTAACTGTTAAAGATTTAAAACAGTATAAAAGAATAATTATTTTAGAATTTACGTATAACAAAAACGAAAATGAAAAAAATCAAAATGCTATTTTACATTTCGATAATGTAATTACAATAAAGTCTACTGAAGAACTAATTAATATGACAAAAAGGATGATATGAATGAGTAGTGTGTCGGATGCTAAATTTATAGGTGAATTAAGAAAAGGAAGTAGTATTACTCTAGTCAATAATGATCAAGCTTTAAAATACGATATAAAAATTGTTTCAAATCCTTCAGAGAACTTACCTAAAGATGCTACAAATTATTTAAATGGTTTTTCAACAGATTTAAGAAATTTAGGATTCATAGATGATGTAAATGAAACTAATGAAAATAGAATAAAAAATTTAGAAAAATTCTTAGAAATTCATTACTTAATATTTAAAATTAAATATAAAACAGCTGATGAGAATAATAGAAAATTTTATAATGCAATTGACATAGAAGTTGTAAGAAGGGAAAGTGATAAGGATTTTATATTTTATCCAATCCCTATAATAAACCGTGATAAATATGAAGTTAAAAATGAACTGGAAAAGTTATTTAATAATGAATATATCAATGAAACTTTTGATATATCTAAAAGTGAAGATGATTACCCATCATTTATAATAATTAATGAAAGTAATAATAATAAAAATGAAATAAATCAAAATGATGAATTAACTATTTTTGGACCGATAAATAAATTAATTTCTTCAAAAGAATATGGAATTAAATTTGTTACAGAAAACGAATATAGTCATTTTTATAAAATAAACCTTAAAGATTTAGGAGAATCGTATCTCACTAAAAATTTGATTTTTGTTTCTCAAGAAGTTGACGATAAAATGATTGAACTATTGAAAAAAGGAGAAAAAATATTACCAGAAAAAAATAAAATAAAAGTCGAAGAAAGTGCAGAATTAGAATTTATTGAAATTTTTAAGACAGTAGCATTAGAGAAAAAGCTTTCTTACAGAGATCAGGATTTATTAAACTTTCATACTTCGATGAAAACTCAAGGATTGGTTATTCTATCGGGATTAAGTGGAACAGGTAAATCTAAAATTGTTCATTGTTATCACGAAGCATTAAATAGGTTTTCAGATAGAATTGAAAATAAAAATATAATAAATCACTCTAATGAATTGTATCCTAAGGAAAGAGCAAAGTTATTGTTTGTTCCAGTACGTCCATTTTGGCAAGATGATTCGGATTTATTAGGATATATGGATAATAATAACGGAATCTATAGACCTGGTGAGTCAGAATTAATAGAGTTTATTCTTGAAGCTAAAGATAATAAAGATGAGTGTTATATAGTTTGTCTTGATGAAATGAATTTAGCAAAAGTTGAACATTATTTTTCTCAGTTTTTATCTATTCTTGAAAAAGAGCATTCTGAAAATCGTACTTTAAATATCTATAATTCTAAAATAGAAAATAGAGTGTATAATTCTAAGGATTATCCACCAACTATTTTACTTAGAGATAATTTATTTTTTGTTGGAACAGTTAATATAGATGAATCGACTTTTCAATTTTCAGATAAAGTTCTTGATAGATCAAATGTAATAACCATGGAAGTTTCAAACTTTAATCAAATAAGAAATAGTATTTTAAAATTTAATAATGATAATCATATTAAGAGTGAAGAGAAAAGTAGTATGGGAATTAAAGAACCACTAAAAACTTTTAGTAAGCTTAAAAGCATGATGAGGAATGAAAAAGTAAATGTTTTGACAGATGATGAAGTAAATTTAATATGGAATATACACAACTTACTTCATAACGCCAACAAACAATTAGGAGTAGGTTATAGAGTATTGTCACAAATTGAGAAGTATATTGCCAATTTACCTGTTTCTGAAATTTACGATAGAGAAATGGCATTTGATTATCAAATAGTTCAACGAGTTCTAACAAAAGTCAGAGGTTCAAAATCACAATTAGAAGAGTTACTAGGTAGTAGTAACGATGGTAAGTACCTACCAGGTTCCCTTTATAAGTTATTAGAAGAATCTAATATTTCTAATTTTGACGAATCGAAAAACACTATTATTCAATTATCTAAGGAGATTGAAGAATATGGACATACCATTTGATTTAAAATTTATAGAAACTAAAAATGGTAAAAAATATTTTAATAATATAGTTGATTTCACTGATTCTTTAGAATCTCTTATGAATAATAAGGAAAACTACATCAATGAAGTAAGTGAGCTAATTGATTTAGAAATTTACTTTAATTCTGAGAATAAATATCTCAAATTTAAAATTGAATTTTTAGATATATTGCCGGAAAATGAATTTAAAAGTGATGAAGATTACTTTTTTACTCCTGACGATAATAATAGAACAATATATATGAATGATTCGAGAAATGGTCACAATTACACTTCGTTAATACCAGGAGATTATATTATTGAAGTAAGTGAAAATGATAATAAGTTCATGACATTTTTAAAAGTGAACCCTAAAAATGTTGATTTTAATCAGTTAAATAGTATGAAAGAGGAGATTGAGACAGTTATTAAGGGTTTATCTAAGGAAATTTCTTTAAAGCGAAATGCTGTAGTTAAAGAATCTGAGTTAGATATTCTTGGGAAAATTGCATTTTTCTCCTCAGTATCACAAGAAATAATTTTTTATTTGATGAAAATCAAAAAAGATCCGAAATTTCAAATTGAGAAAAACTATTTTGTTACTATAGATAAAGGGAAAAACAATGATTTATATACACAAAAAATGAATCAATATATTGGTAAACCCTCAAAAAAGGTTAGTTTTAGAAGAGAAATTTCTTTTGATAATAATTTAAATCAAGGAATTCTATACATAGCTGACTATTTTAGTAAGGAGATCCAGTATCTAATAAAATATCTTCAAGAAAAATTAAGATTATTAAAAACCGAATATGAAATTCAAAAAAGATATAAAAATAATAATTTTGATATTAATTCAGAAATTAATAAATTTGAAATAATGAAAGAAAAACTGAACAAAGTATTAAAAACATTAAATCTGTTTATTAGTTCTGACCAACTTCAAAATCTAAAAAAGAGCGGGAAAAATCTTCAGTTATTAAGTAGATATTCAAACTATAGAATTTTGAGTAAGTTTTATTTTCTTTATACTAATAATGATTTTTATGATAAATTGAACGGGTTTTCTAGATATCATTATATATACAAAGAAAGCTCTAAATTGTATGAAATATGGGGATTTATTAAGATTTTAATGTTAATTAAAAATAGTAAATATGAATTTCAAGAAGTTAAAGGTTGGATTTTCGATGGAGATGGAGATAAAGATTTTCCGATTTTAAAACAAGGAGAAACTATAGTATTTACAAGTAAAAACAGTTTAAAACTTATATTGAAATACGATGCATTTATACCTCGTGGTGTAAATAAAATTAGTGATGATACTGAACCTCTATTTACTATAAGAGAAAACAATAGACCAGATTTTAGAATCGATATTTATAAAGAGGAATTGTTCAAAGGTAGTATTATTGGAGACTTTAAGTATAGACCACTAAATAATATAGGAAATTTAAATACGTATTTAAATAACCATGTGTACAATAGTGGCTTTAAAGTTTACAAGCAACTTTTAAATTATAGTAGTGCTCAATCATATTTTTTGAATAGTAAAGTTAAGAAAAGAACACCCAAATCAGCTGTTGAACGAGTATTTTGCTTCTATCCTGTAGTTCAAAATAAAACACAATTTAAAATAGATGAAAATACTTGTATAATCAGATATTCGTTAAGTCCCGACGAACAAAATTTAAATGAATTGGAACAAATTCAACAAGAAATTTATAAAATAATCGACGATCTAGAATAAATATCTAATATGACAATAAGTCCTCATTTTATTATTTAATGAGGACTTATTGTCATATTGAGTTGTTAAAATAGTCCTAAGATCTCGACTTCAACTAATGCACCTTTTGGCAGTTCCTTCACAGCGATACAAGACCGAGCTGGGAAGTGATTGTGCGGTGCGAAGTAATCGGAGTAGATCGTATTAAAAGAAGCGAAGTGTTCCATACTCGTTAAATAGCATGTCGTCTTGACGACGCGGTCAGGTGTCAGTCCTGCCTCTTTCAGGATGGCATCGACATTTCGCATGACTTGTTCCGTCTGCTCCGTGATTCCGCCTGGTACGAGTTCACCTGTTGCCGGATCGATCGGGATTTGACCGGAAGCATAGAGTGTACCGTTCGCGATGAAGCCTTGCGAGTAAGGACCGATCGCAGCAGGGGCGTTCGTTGTGTCGATCTGTTTGAATGTAGACATGAAAAGAACCTCCTCTTATAAAAATACATATGTACGATACCGAGTGATTCGACTCGGATATCCCTCAACCCTTCTAAGGAGTGAATTGAAATGCCACTTTATCATAAATTAGTTCGAGACGCGATTCCAAATATCATCGACCAAAACGGAAAAAAAGCAACGTTCCGAACGCTGAATGAACATGAATTCCTAGTGGAAGCGAAAAAGAAATTACATGAAGAACTGGCTGAATATGAGGAAGCGACGACGGACGAAGACGCTGTCGAGGAGTTAGCCGACTTACTGGAGCTGATCCAAGCGTTAGCGAAGACACATGGCGTGACAGTCGATGAACTGGAAGCCGTCCGGGCGAAGAAACAGCAACAACGCGGCGGCTTCGAAGAACGCCTCTACCTGATCGAGGTCGAGAATTGATCCCGGAAGCGAAGCTGACGACGCATCATTTATATGACTCACTCGTCGAGGCCATTGATCAGGCAGAGGAAGTCTATATCGTCGCAGCGTTTGCTCAGAAATCAGGCGTCGCCTTGCTCGTCCCAGCGTTTCGTCGTGCCTTGCAACGAGGAGCCGAGATTCGGCTGTTGATTGGCGACTATCTACACATCACCGATCCAGAAGCACTGGCGCAGTTGCTTGCGCTTGATGGGTTGTCAGTTCGCTTTTACCGGTCAGGCGGACGTTCCTTCCATCCGAAAGCGTATCTGTTTCGAAACGCAGAGACTGGTTTATCAATCGTCGGTTCGTCGAACATCTCGAACAGTGCGCTTCGGTCCGGTATTGAATGGAACGTTCATTTACCACAAGCCGTCGCACCACAAATCCTTGATGATGCAATCGATGCCTTCATGGATCTTTACCTCAGTGAATCGGCAGAAGAACTGAATCCGATTGTCTTAGATGCTTACCGTCAAGAGTACGCGGCACGTCAATATGTCGCGGAACCAGAAGTCGAGTATGACGAAGGAACCGTCGTCGTTGCACCAGAAATCCTACCACACCGGGTGCAGGAAGAAGCGCTCCAAGCATTACGGGAAACGATGGAAGAAGGGCGGACACGTGCGTTGGCGGTGCTCGCGACTGGATTAGGGAAGACTTACCTCAGTGCGTTCTTTGCGGGAGATTTTACACGAGTTCTGTTTCTGGCACATCAAAAAGAACTATTACTGCAAGCAGAGCGTTCGTTTCAAAAAGTCAATCCGGCGTGGAAGACCGGCTTTTATATCGGCAGTGACCGGACCGTCACGGAGACGACGGAGATCGTCTTCGCTTCCGTCCAGACGTTGGCGCAAAAGCGTCACTTGGACCGTTTTGCAACGGATCAGTTTGATCTCATCATCGTCGACGAGTTCCATCACGCGGCAGCAACGAGTTACAAAAAAATTATCGATTATTTCACGCCCCGTTTTTTGCTTGGTCTGACGGCGACACCAGACAGGATGGACGGTGCGGATGTCTATGCGATCTGTCACCATAATGTTGCGTTCCAGATGCACTTCACGGCAGCGATTGCTGAAGGCTTTTTGACGCCGTTTCATTATTACGGTATTCATGACACGATCGACTATTCCCAGATTCGACGAATCGGTAGGACCTATGATGCGTCGCAGCTCGAGCATCGACAACTTGATCGAGACGTCGCAGATAATATCTATCATTCGTGGGAGAAGCATCGGCAAACGAAGACGATCGGCTTTTGTTCGTCAATCAAGCAGGCGGAGTATCTGGCGCAAGTATTCCGGGAAAAAGGAACGACGACATTTGCACTGACTGGGCAGACGACCAATCGCACAAAGTACATGCAAGCATTTGAGCAAGGAGAAATCGACGTCCTCTTTACCGTCGATTTGTTCAACGAAGGTGTCGATATTCCGAAAGTGGATACACTCCTGTTCTGTCGTCCAACCGAGTCGGTCGCCATCTATACGCAACAAATCGGACGTGGCTTACGTTTAGCGCAAGATAAATCGCACTGTGTCATCATTGATTTGATCGGGAACTATCGTAACGTTGAGACGAAACTGAAACTGCTCGGGACGATGAAAGAATCGTTCAAGCGAGGCGAAATAGAACCGATTACGCCACCGCCCGGCTGTGTGATTGAGTTCGATACGCGAGCACTGGAATTGATTCATCGACTACGACAACCAAGCCAGCGGAAGTTACGACTGATTGAACAATATGAGCAAATCAAATATGAACTCGGTCGTCGACCATCGTATGCTGAGATCGGGGAATATGCGGCAATTCCGCAAGGCTATAAACAAGAATGGGGCTCTTACGTTGGGTTCTTGAAAGAGCGTCAGGAGTTATCAGGCGAGGAGATTGAGGCGTACGATTCTAATCGAGAATTGATCGAACAGGTCGAAAAGACAATTATGAATCGAAGTTATAAGATGGTTGTTCTGTTAGCGATGCTTGAGCGGGGAGAAGAGCGTTGGATGGAGCCGATTACGGCCGAAGAAGTAGCACCATTCTTTTATGAGTATCTGCATGCGGAGAAGTATCGGGAATTGAAAGATGCACAAACGGCAGAGTTAAAAGGAGCATTTAATAAACATAAAATAGAGCGCTTATTAATAAAACAGCCAATGTCTAAAATTGGACCACCATTTGTCTATAAAAATTATCATTTATCAGTTTTAGTTTCATTAAAATTCCCAAATGAAATTTACAAAATAATACAGGGGATAATTAATTATAGATTAACAAATTACTTTTTTAATTGAAAGATAATAAGATAAAATTCAATTATTAAAGTTCTATAAAATTTTTAATCGTTATGATAAATAAAACGTAATTGAGGAGAAAAAAATGAACATAAACCCTGAATCAAAGCCCATTTCTGAAATATTTTCTATTGAAGGAAGAACAATATATAAAATTCCGATATACCAACGCAATTATTCATGGAATGACAGTAATATCGAATCACTTTACAATGATGTAATCAACGAAGAATCTGGATACTATCTAGGGAATTTACTTGTAACTCCTTCTCAAAATAAAAATGAATTTGATGTTGTAGATGGTCAACAGAGGCTTACAACAATTGCTCTGTTTTTATTAGCGATCTATGAAGAACTAAATAATATTGATGACAAGAACTCTTCAAAAGTACAAAGAGAATCTATTTATTCTTTAAAAACAGATATTAAACGAAAACTAATAGGTTATGAAAATAAACCAAAATTAAAATTACTTGAGCCGGATGCCGGAATTTTTATGAATTATCTTCGAGTGTTTGAAGATAAAGATAAGGGTAAATTCGGAAATAGAACCTTTGGAAAACGTTACAAATTTATTCAAAGTCTTATAAGTATTGGTAGTATAAATGATTTGGATGAAATAGAAAATTTCTACAAAAAGTTAAATAATATAGAACTATTAAGAATCACAGTCAATGATTTAACCGATGCTTACTCAGTTTTCATTTCTTTAAATGCTAAAGGACTTCCTTTGACACTAGTTGATTTATTAAAGTCATATTATCTAAGTGAAGCAGTCGAAGATATTGGAGATAGTAACGCTTTAGAAGAGTGGAATAAGCTAATTCATATTTTTTCTAATGAGAATGGAGAAACAAATATTCCTTCAATAACACAATTTTTCCAAAATAATTATGATACTTTTGAGAGTGATTCTACGTCTTCAATAACTAAACAAGCTTCCCTTAGAAAGTATGAGAAATTATTCAAAGAAAAGAAGTATAAATATATGCAGACATTATTAATTAACGCAAAAATTTTCTCTAATATTATTCCTAAAATAAAAAGTAGCGATGAATTATTTTTTAATGAGAATCTCCAAATTAAAATCAAACAATTATCTAAACTTGAAACATCTCCAATATACCCTTTAATGCTATTTTTATTAAAAAAGCTAACTGAGAATAAAATTTCTGAGAATACATTAACTTCTATTTTTGATTATTTAGTGAGTTACTATGTTCGTAGAAATATTGTGCTAAAACCTAAATCTTCAAACATTCGTGCAAAAGCAATACAGACTGTTCGCCAACTTGAGAAAATCGAAGATAACTTAGATAATATTGCTTTACTCACAATAAAAAATATTCTAAATCCTATAAAAGTAAGTGACGAAGAATTTTTAGTGAGATTAGATGAATCTGTATATGATACTTCACCACAAACAGTTCGATTCATCTTAATAGAAATTGAAAGAAAATATGGAAACTTATTTAATAAACAATATAAGGATACATTAGATGATTATGAGAATGGGAAACCTATTTGGACGCTAGAACACATCTTACCGCAAAATATTAATCTTAAGAAATCATGGAAGCAAATGATTGCTCCGGATAATATAGAAAACGCTGAAAATCTTCAAAAAGAAAATATGCATAGAATAGGAAACATTACTCTTACTGGTTATAACTCTGAATTGAGTGATAATGATTTTATAGAAAAGCGTGACTATAGGCCAAAAGGATCTCAAGAGTATACAGGATTACGTACCAAACTATTTATAAATAAATCTATCATTACTGATGAATTAACAGGAAATTTAAAAACATCTTGGACCATACAGGATATTGATATTCGTACAAAAAAATTAGCGGATTTAGTGTTAAAAGTTTTTTCTATTGATTAATTCAATTGAATATTTAAGCACAATGAAAAAATATAGCTAGGATAATAACGAGCTTTTAGTGCTATATTTTTTCATTGTTAGTTTTTATATGATCTTTAAAGAAAGTATTATAAGTGTAATGAATTTATAGAATTTTACTCCATTTTATCGATCTTATACTTTATTTTATTTTTATTGATTTTTTCTAAGATAATATCTTCAATGTTTAAATTTAACTCGCTACATAATGTCAGCGCGTAAATCAATACATCAGCAATCTCTTCTTTAATATTTTCTTCATTTTCTTCCCAAGCTTCTTCACTTGTCTTCCACTGAAAAGCCTCCAATAACTCAGACGCTTCGATAGATAAAGAAATTGCTAAGTCTTTAGCGTTATGGTATCGCCTCCAATTCCTTTCATCCCGAAAGTCATCGACTTTTTTTATTAAAGATTCAATTTCATTCATGAGTCATTCTCCTTTAGCTGTAATAGACATTTTCGCAATTGCAGATTTGTAGCATAAAGATAAAGTCCTTTTACGCCTCGCTTCATCAAAACATTTAATGAGTTTAAAATGATGTCTTCTTTTGCCTGTTCATTTTCTGATTTACTTAAGTCCTGACGCGAAATAAAGGCGCCTTTATCCTTATAGTGCGTAGAATCAATGACTAGCTTCTGAGTCTCTTCGTCATATTGAATGGAAGGACCAAGCACAACACCTACGTAATTTAAATCAAATCCTTGAATTGTATAGATTGATCCAATTTCATTTATCGTTTCGGGTTGTTCTGCCCACGTTATATTTGAATAACTACGATTCCAGGGAAGGTTGATGCCATCCTCGTCTACGTAATAGTCAGCACCATCTTTTTTATGAAGATAATCAAAGGTTGATACCATTCTTGAAAGTCCATATTTTTGATCTTTTTGAAAAATTGCTTGTTTGAATGCTTCGGGATCTTCGAAGATTTGAAAGTCATAGTTAGAGTCTGATGGTAGTGGTAGAATCTCTCGTTCTACAAAACGATTGATCCAATGTAATGTTTTTTGACTAGCTTGCATTCGAAATTGCTTGGATAATCGTAACGTTTTCGTTGCAAAGGGACCTACGATTTCCTCAAGAGTAGTACGTCCCCAGTGGCTCTTGATTTTTAATACTTGTTTAGGATCAAAAATTAGAATAGTGACTTTACTACGTGTAATGATTTCGTTCAGCTGATTTTTTTGATGAAAGTTGTTATACGTATCTTCTTTTGTTAAGAGTAGGTGTGCTTCATCAATTAGTACAATGTCTACCATTGTGTTTTGATTACTCAATGTATTTATGAATGGTGTAGGTTTTTGAAATTGTTTTTTCTTCAGGTTCGGTAAGCTTCCCGCAATCGATTTATACGTTTTTAGCATTTCACTATGATTAACAAGTAAGTAATTGTCTGTTTGATAAAGAGCGGAACTTGTATCTTTCGACAGGTCCTGGATTGTATTGAATAAAGAACTAAGCAAAACACTTTTGCCTGTCCCGGCATCTCCTTCAACAATAAATACATGATGTCCTGATTGTGTAATATTTATTTTGCAGTATTCTAGTATTTCTTGTTTTACTTCGAGTTGTTGCTCAGACAATTCACGATATGGAGAAAGTTTATAAA encodes the following:
- a CDS encoding DUF2075 domain-containing protein, with the protein product MKNLYFEKLKFTYSDVISTRSHFIDDYPIVYLLYNSTKEQAYVGQTVQKNQRLKSHLKDSRRKQLDQTILIGHEQFNQSATYNIESNLINFLIADGHYKLQNVSQTASRYTHNYYQKSFFNETVFENIWQRLREESIAKGTLEHLRNKDVYKLSPYRELSEQQLEVKQEILEYCKINITQSGHHVFIVEGDAGTGKSVLLSSLFNTIQDLSKDTSSALYQTDNYLLVNHSEMLKTYKSIAGSLPNLKKKQFQKPTPFINTLSNQNTMVDIVLIDEAHLLLTKEDTYNNFHQKNQLNEIITRSKVTILIFDPKQVLKIKSHWGRTTLEEIVGPFATKTLRLSKQFRMQASQKTLHWINRFVEREILPLPSDSNYDFQIFEDPEAFKQAIFQKDQKYGLSRMVSTFDYLHKKDGADYYVDEDGINLPWNRSYSNITWAEQPETINEIGSIYTIQGFDLNYVGVVLGPSIQYDEETQKLVIDSTHYKDKGAFISRQDLSKSENEQAKEDIILNSLNVLMKRGVKGLYLYATNLQLRKCLLQLKENDS